The following DNA comes from Pseudophryne corroboree isolate aPseCor3 chromosome 8, aPseCor3.hap2, whole genome shotgun sequence.
CgagtacataccttccaacatctgTGGCTTCTAATTTGGGACCCCTAGCGCGGCCCGTGCGCCGCCAGAAATAGGGCATGGTTTGTGGGAAGGAGGGCGCGGTGTCGGGACAATGCTTCGATTGCTGGCCATGCCTCCCATTTTAGCCACAGTGGGGGCATAGGCAgcactttgtgagctgctggccatgcgcccagtccctctgcctcccgagaatagcgcatgcgcacagcgtctattcaccgctgctctgcactaagcagagcagcaagtgatagGGGGtcgcccccctgcccccccccccccttcccccttatccCCACCCCCCCTCACTGTGGGACACTGCGGTCCACCggagggacagaccccaaaaaatgggactgtcccgcgaaaatcgagaTGGTTGGGAGTTATGCGAGTATGTCTTCCTATGTGAGCAGCTGAGCGTCTGTGTACACAGCCACTTTCACCTTCACGCctgcacactcccataacacgctcaTAACCTTTTCTGTGCATTCACTAAGACCCCTCCCTGTCACCACTACATTCTCATTCACTTCTCACTGCGTGCGCCTGAAATTACAATGTGACTCTGCGCAGACACAATAGGGGGGCCTGTGTGGCACGACTTAGACGCATGCTCCACTACGTCCGACCATTGCATACACAATCAGGCCCATTGTGCTTTGCACTGGTGGCACATAGATGCTGTTTGTAGTGTTGTTAATATCTCAGTTTATAAAATGAATAGAGATAAATCATTTCTAGAATCACCTCCGTACTACTTCTGTCTTTCGCGTTGCAGCTCCGCAGGGGGCAGATTTACAttgttcatgttttttttttttctgtagcaCAGGTgctaaaagtgggtgtctcagtccttgcacattcagccacacggatgtacacaagggaaggagtatTTAGCTGCATTTGCATAAAGCCGCAGATAGGCGACCGCCATCAGATGCTGCTGCATGTGACTCAGAGTCATGGTCTTTGGGCATCACACACAACCCTGCTATACCTCATTGCCCTGTCTGCAATCGGAAGACTAATGTGAGTATCCCCCTGTATTCTAAGGGTGGgtaaacactaggcgatgtgctctatgagcgacatcgcctagtctgTTCCCTTCCCTGCCAGGTCGTCAGCAGTTCGTACACTCTGAGCAAtatgcaaacgatatcgctcagttaCGTCACGCCACGGCCGGGCCATGCATGCAGTTTTCGGaccacagtccaaattgagctgcatgcagggctgacagcgagggtcattaacgacccgcaGGGTCACGCATCACTCGTCGTTGGGCAGCATAGACACTGGTCGATGTGGTAACCGACGTAGCTAAGGAATGGCAAACTGAACGACAGCATTTACTTTAtaggcaagtgtgtacccaccttaagttacACTGATCCTTGTGAATGTACCACCCCCTAGCCCTCGGTGCGCTAGAGCAGAGGCCATCAAAAAATTTACAGTATTGTGTTTCTGAGATTTTATATTCTTGTATGATAGTTTTTATTTTTGCTGTTACCCAACGAGTTCCGTTATTTCCTTTCATCCACAAATAAGTGGAAAAAGAAATAAACATTATCTGTAAACCATATTATTATTTGAAGGACCCCACCTGTGAGTGGACATTGAGGTGCTGCTCCAGGCTGACTGCATGACCAAAGGATTTCCCACAGATATCACAGACAAAAGGCCGAGTCCCACTGTGAGACCTCCGGACGTGGACTTCCAAACCATGGGATGTAGAGAAAACCTGGAGGATAACAGGCACAAAGATCCTAGAGTcagttccactggggcaggaactgatgtgaatgattatTTATTCTCTGCAAGGCGCTCTATCATATGTAGCTTCTGTATAAATAAAAGGATAATGTAAAGCATGGgtgtatctacaatgggtgcagggtgtgcgatgtaCCCAGGCCCCTGGATACAGGAGGGTCCGCATcaaacaccctgcacccattcataATACTTTACCCTCCAGTGGTGCTGCAGACATCACGGAAACATGGAGCAAGCACCATATTTCAGAGATCTGTGCCTGTGcactacagaaatcactgggaaaatgatggCCGCACCATTTTCTTGGAGACCGGCTCATGTATAGTAGACTCAGAGCCCAAGTCTACAGAGGACGTGCCCCGGTGAGGGGAAAAGGGGAGCACAGAGGCAGCACACCATATTTTCCTACTCTCCTGGAACCTGCAGTAGACACACGATTTTTTAGGTAGTTCCCCACACCCCTGGAAGGGgatgcagttgggatcccggcgctcgggACCCCGCCAATCAGGGCGGAcgttgttaggtttaggctgcggtgcgggagggttacggttaggctttgGGAGTGGAGGTTAgaggaaggagggttagggggaggaagaGGATTAGGCTTAGCTGCTTCctccacccctgtcaggatttatTACAGTCAGGATACCGGGTCGGTATTATGACCGCTGCCaccccgactgccgggatcctgtacccaacccactGGAACAGTGGGCACCCCTCCGCACCCTGCCAACTTCCTAATGAACTGGGTAGAATGCAAAGAATAATAATAGCAATCCATGGTTACTGAGGAGGGGGCGGGCCTAATGATGCGTTCCTATGGTAATTGTATAATTTTTGCCCCACCTCTATCCTAATATGCGTAAATGGAGCCATTTACTGTGAGGTGCGGGACTTAATGACACAACTAGTCCAGCTGGTCAGAAtaccgtcgccgggatcccgaccgatgagaatgccgacagctgcactagggctattcccactcgtgggtgtccacgacacccatagagtgggaatagaacctgaggtgAGCCACCGAGCatgcagagtggcgagcgcagcgagaccgcagtctttctagcgctcgccccgctgccggcattctggcaggtgggatcccggtgtcgctattctgacctccgggatcccagccATCGGGATATCATCCCCAACCCTCCAGCTCCatctacctgcatctcctctccagcCTTCTCCCAGAAAGGAAACTACAATGTAggtaatgctgcattcacaccgcaaatgccgggtcctacccggtaagacaaacgtgtacttaccgggtgggatccggcatttgcgctccgttgcaggcttcccgacccggcaatataccgggtcggttgccatgacaacggaggccgcagcagcagcaggggcgggggtggaggcggcgtcgggagatgagctcatctccagcgccgcctctccctatcttgtgaatgggaaccgtgtcgcatcgacacggctcccattcacaccgcacctgacccggtaatcaacccgggtaaaacccttcttttttaccgggttgatttaccgggtcaggcgacccgctaaatcacccagtgtgctttcacatcgcacactgacccggttcgacacggcaatatgccgtgtcggtaccgggttatttgtgcgatgtgaaaggggtatatgctgCACACAGGCCCTCCCCTCTTTTGATCCGTCCCTGATGGAAAGGTTAGCATATAACTAttgtgaaattaaaaaaaaaaaaagctagtgaTACATAATCACTATGCCCACTGATGTTTATGAAACTTGCATTGTTATTAAGAGCAATCTATGCAGGCAAATGGTACATACAGTATTAGGACGATGATAATAAATGAATCATAGTGAATCAATTATTTGTTTAGAAAATGGAAGATAAGGATCAGCATGAGCTATTAGCAGATTAATGGGTGAACTgtaactgggggagggggggatttatcaaaccttctaaagaggatgaggtgttgcccatagcaaccaatctattCTGGCtgccattttatagaatgtactaggtaaaagatagctagaacctgattggttgctatggccaaccaatcagtttctagtcCTCCTTAAAGGGTTTGATAAATCTAATGAAGAAAATGAAAATTCCAGGGTTACTCTGCATTACTTTTATAAATGCCCCCATCCTCCTACCATTGTGTCTTCACTAGGGATCCGGTACCCGCGGGGGCATCACTTTTATCCCAACTATAAAGCTGACAATGGCTCTAAAGTCTATAATCATGTAAGCGGTCTTAACTTACTTTGCTGCACTTTACACAGTGGTAAGTGTCCATGGCCGGGGAGTATCCCATGCTGTAATTAATGGGGTGGTCATAGTCCGAGTCAGCTGCAGGGGGGCCGCTGTATATGGAGTGCTGCAATATGGAGCGATGTACATGGGAGGGGATCTGCTTGAAGTTATAAGCCGAGTGCAGGGTTTCCCAGGAAAAGTTGTGCTTGTAGAAAGTGGACAGGGGCGGCGAGCTGTAGGCCTTTATAGGGAGTGAGGACAGGGTGATGCCTGCAGAGGGTAATAGAGAATAAGAAATAAAAACATGAGGTTCTCTTTATGTCATTATTTTCTATCATTTAATATACAGGGGCCGGTTACCCTACAAGGGTACTCAGACTCGGCCAGGTTACCTGGGCATGAAGCTGGTGAGTTACTTCTGCTCATAAACAATGGCTTTCCCCTGTCATCTTCTGGATAGTCATGAGACTTATTCTTGGTCAAGTCCTCAGCAGTATTTTCTTTTACTTTTAGGGCATCACACAATGAATGGACTTCAGGTGGTTCCCCGGCATGCTGACCTGTTGTAAGTACAAGGTATTATTATTAGCAGCAATAGTATATACTATATTCATATAACATCAACCTATTGTGCACCGCTGTTCTAGCAATGGGATTTTATTCATGCACAACACACCTCACACGCAGCTAGGCCAATTCAGTTAGGAACCAGTTCTCATGCCAGTAGTTCTTTCTCACCAATATGTCTCTTGTACTAGTATGTCTCTTATTCTAGTATGTCTCTTATACCAGTATGTCTCTTATACTAGTATGTCTCTTGTACCAGTATGTCTTTTGTACCAGTATGTCACTCTTACTCATGCCTGTATGTCCCTTGTATTATTATTCTGTCCCTTGTACCAATATGTCTCTTGTACCAGTATATATCTTCTACTGGTATGTCCCTTGTACCTGTATGTCCCTTGAACCAGTATGTCACTTGTACCCGTATGTCCCTCGTACCTGTATGTCTCTTGTACCACTATCTCCATGTACCTGTATGTATCTTGTACCTGTATGTCCCTCGTACGAGTATGTTCCTCATACCTGTATGTCTCTTGTACCAGTATCTCCCTGTACCTGTATGTATCTTGTACCTGTATGTCCCTCGTACGATTATGTTCCTCATACCTGTATGTCTCTTGTACCAGTATCTCCCTGTACCTGTATGTATCTTGTACCTGTATGTCCCTCGTACCAGTATGTTCCTCATACCTGATTATCTCTTGTAACTGTGTATCCCTCGTACCTGTATAGGCTttcacacacggagcgatgtgtcctCAAGTGACGGGACCCGGCAATGAATAGCGACCGGAGTGGGGGATGGGTTGCAGGGCCATGCCGCATTAAGCATCATGGCATCATTTGCCACCTTCTCagatctttctgcatgttcaaGAGCTCTGAGGGGGTGACACACGACCCACGGGTGCATGCATCACATCATTTACATGCCGACACACAGACTCTTTTTAAATGATGCGTTGTTCCGATTGGTCGGAAACGCCCACATTGTTTAGAGAATCTTACCGTGTGTGTGCACCTTAAGTCTCTTGTACCAGTATGCCCCTCGGACCTGTATGTCCCTGGACCATGAGAGACAACACACAACACAAGGATATAAAATCCttgcttagtgatgtgcaccggaaatttttcgggttttgtgttttggttctggattcggttccgtggccgtgttttggattcggacgcgttttggcaaaacctccctgaaaattttttgtcggattcgggtgtgttttggattctggtgtttttttacaaaaaaaactcaaaaacagcttaaatcatagaatttgggggtcattttgatcccatagtattattaacctcaataaccataatttccactcatttccagtctattctgaacacctcacacctcacaatattatttttagtcctaaaatttgcaccgagatcgctggatgactaagctaagcaacccaagtggccgacacaaacacctggcccatctaggagtggcactgcagtgtcagacaggatggcagatttaaacaatagtccccaaacagcacatgatgcaaagaaaaaaagaggtgcaatgaggtagctgtgtgactaagctaagcgacacaagtggccgacacaaacacctggcccatctaggagtggcactgcagtgtcagacaggatgggagatttaaaaaatagtccccaaacagcacatgatgcaaagaaaaaaagaggtgcaccaaggtcgctggatggctaagctaagcgacacaagtggccgacacaaacacctggcccatctaggagtggcactgcagtgtcagacaggatggcagatttaaaaaatagtccccaaacagcacatgatgcaaagaaaaaaagagttgcaatgaggtagctgtgtgactaagctaagcgacacaagtggccgacacaaacacctggcccatctaggagtggcactgcagtgtcagacaggatggcagatttaaaaaatagtccccaaacagcacatgatgcaaagaaaaaaagaggtgcaccaaggtcactggatggctaagctaagcgacacaagtggccaacacaaacacctggcccatctaggagtggcactgcagtgtcagataggatggcagatttaaaaaatagtccccaaacagcacatgatgcaaagaaaaaaagaggtgcaatgaggtagctgtgtgactaagctaagcgacacaagtggccgacacaaacacctggcccaactaggagtggcactgcagttttctagcgagaggatgagtgcttccatcctcatgtgaatctgaaccactagccatgaacataggccagggcctcagccgttccttgccactccatgtcgtaaatggcatattggcaagtttacgcttctcatcagacgcttttaattttgatttttgggtcattttactgaacttttgtagtatacttgacgacacagaggtagagcagtggactactgtaccgtactgctatatattatatactggtggtcagcaaaattctgcactgtcctcctattatatatactgcgcacaactaaaatgca
Coding sequences within:
- the GFI1B gene encoding zinc finger protein Gfi-1b isoform X2 — its product is MPRSFLVKSKKTHTYQQHRYTEDTLRPGESTLTALYHGQHAGEPPEVHSLCDALKVKENTAEDLTKNKSHDYPEDDRGKPLFMSRSNSPASCPGITLSSLPIKAYSSPPLSTFYKHNFSWETLHSAYNFKQIPSHVHRSILQHSIYSGPPAADSDYDHPINYSMGYSPAMDTYHCVKCSKVFSTSHGLEVHVRRSHSGTRPFVCDICGKSFGHAVSLEQHLNVHSQERSFECKMCGKTFKRSSTLSTHLLIHSDTRPYPCQFCGKRFHQKSDMKKHTYIHTGEKPHKCQVCGKAFSQSSNLITHSRKHTGFKPFTCDLCGKGFQRKVDLRRHRENQHGLK